A segment of the Gossypium hirsutum isolate 1008001.06 chromosome D10, Gossypium_hirsutum_v2.1, whole genome shotgun sequence genome:
tacactccacctgatgcgaagtactactcactcattctggatttaccttatttaACATGgaagattcatcaaaggtaacatccctactgattatcgtcttctttgcctctagacaccacaaatgatatcccttaacaccagcattgaagcccatgaatagagccttctttgctcttggatctaactttgattctttcacatgataatatgcaatagaaccaaaatacgcaaggtgtcataatcagtagcaggttttccataccattcttccaaaggagtcttgccatttatagcagatgatggcaaatgattgatgagatgttgagcgtacgtcacagcctcagcccaaaactttctatctaatccagcattagataacatacatcgaactttctccacaagtgttcgattcatacgctctgccaccccattctgttgcggtgttccacctacggtgaagtgccttactatgccacaatcttggcatatcttcaggaatggatcgcttttatattctccaccgttgtctgatcggagaaccttaatcttcattcctgtctgattttcaactttagttttccacttaaggaaaacttcaagcacctcatctttgttcttcataggaaacacctAAACTCTTCTggcaaaatcatcaataaaggtgacaaaataacgtcttcctccaagtgatagagtcttggacggtccccatacatcagaatgcacataatttAGAATACCTTtggtattgtgaatcccagtgccaaatttcacccttcgttgttttcccagaacacaatgctcgcaaaattcaagtttgcaagtctttgtacctttcaataatccttgcttggctagagtttgcaaggagttttcaccagcatggcccaaacgcatatgccacagctgtgttgcctcagcgtccttcttggtactcgaaattgctgctgctgttgtcccgaccactgtactaccttggtagtaatacagattgttctttcttatgcctttcaacatcaccaatgctcctgaagttgctttaaaaactccatctcgtattgtcacaactaggcctttagattctaaagaccccaaagagatgagattcttcttcaactttgggacatatcgtacatcccgcaaaattctagtagatccatcatgattcctcagtttaattgaacctatcccggctgttttacatgtgttatcattacccatgtaaacaacccctccatctagtttttgaaattcaaagaaccattcccaaatgggacacatatgataggaacaaccagaatccatgatccattCATCTGCATGTGATGTTGAAGATgacatactaagagaaaagtctgactctgcttcactattgcattctgcaacatttgcatcttgcggagtcttcccttttttcttcaattttggacaatctttcttccaatgtcctttttctttgcaaaaggaacattcatctttggcaacagctcgacctttggactttcttctcttccccttagactgactttgctgacgacctcttgttaccaatgcttccactactgcttcacctgaacctttcaacttatcctttcggcgtagttcatagctatacaatgcagcagttacttcattgaaagttacttccgactttccatgaagtagagtagtttcaaggtactcaaactcctcaggaagcgatcccaacaacattaacgccaagtcttcgtcttcaaaagtcacatccaaattcaacaaatcagccaccagctgattaaaattggtaatgtgctcgttcatcgtggtaacaggaacataactgaaacgaaacagtcttttcttcatatgcaacttattttgactgttcttcttcaggaatttctcctccaatgctttccacaatttacttgcagaagtctctttactgaatgtatacttctgctctctggaaagacatgatcgaattgtaccacatgccaatcggttgatggttttccattctttatcatcaaccccttctggtttttcttcctcaatggcaatatctagaccttgttgaaagagggcatctagaagctcactttgccacatgccaaaatgacctgttccatcaaaaatttccactgcaaatctcgtatttgcagttccaaccCTCGACAAAATGTACGAGGTGGAAGTTGTTGATGTGGacggtttttcttctgtcattttttccatagcttctatttaatagccaccaaatgcggaatacccacaagctttaggaaatgtttttgatgtgtaagatcagactaagctgcaaacacagagcatactacaaaaccttggctcggataccaattgttgcggaagcgacgataatattaataacaatattatcagaaatatttagataattattatgccaacaattatactaagaaaatttccagttaaattggaggggtcacaaatggtcccacttcaaacccaacaactagacagaactcacttagttatttatagcaataataactaaataaatataaccaacataaagctattaaatataagcaaacaaatatgaaataaaacaccagaatttaacgaggttcggccaatttagcttacgtcctcggacactaccaaattaatatttccgctagaaatattacaaaagaGAAGATCAACACCAAGTTACAATTAGCTACTTGGATTTTCAAAATGAGTTTTTGGGATGATGAAAcctaagggggaggggttctatatataacaaaccaaaccccctccctttctatcttttcctaatgtgggatattgccaatattcaacagggataattatttgatttaaatttttacggtaaactactaaaatacccatttttatttacctcaggttacattttagtcacttattaCTGCAGCAAAACAGGCTTTTAACGGTATTTTTTTTAAGCGCCACAAAAAACACTGCTATAGACAACGtcgctatagaacatgacctttagcggcgcttttataataaacgtcgctaaagaacatgacctttaacgACATTTTaccaacaaacgccgctaaaaaacatGACCTTAagcggcgcttttatcacaaacgccgctaaagaacatgatatTTAACGACACTTTTAACCCAAACGTTGCTAAaaaaacatgatctttagcggtgcttttatcacaaacgtcgctaaagagcatgacctttagcgacacttttatcacaaactcCGCTAAAAGTAccgttctttagcggcgtttatgaaaaaatgccactaaatttggcagatttgtaaCATTCAATTTTCATCCATATACAACCCTTCCTGTAGCATGAAATCCAACAAAAAAcagcaaatctaaatgatacttcaaattcaacgaaagatatatgatataaattgataactgaagtataattcaaaatattcttacaataatgttaaaagttacaatgttaaaaatatttttacaataagaAAACTCATTTCGTTTTTCCAAGCTGGAAGAGTTGTGTGCTCTGAGTCTCCTCCTATTGCTCTATGGGAGGGATCCTTGGCTGGTGTTGTTGGTAATGGGGTTGCAAAATGCCCCACTCTCAAATTTTGAAGTGTTGCAAATGACTCTCTCGTTGCAGACATGGCCTCAAAGAATCGGGTGCAGGATGCTAATGCAACTGGAATTGGATGGAGCATCTCCTGTGTGAGGAAAAGGAAAACAACATCACATAAGAGAGGCAAAATGTCACGCTCTTGATCATGTTAAGATATGATACGAACTAATCTTTTATTAAAACTCTTTTTAAAACTTCAGTACAAAGTTGCTGTTTATTTATAGAGCAGGAAGGTTAAACTGCACTAACTGACTTTAACAACAGACGTAATAGTTTGTTTATTAACTAACTAGTTAACTGATTATAGTTATAACagatcatacatatatatatatatcaaaatgcaTCTTTAATCCTACCCCCCAAACTGAAGGAGGCTCCTTAAAGTTTTGGCTCCATTGGAAATCAGTAACAGCAGCTGTCAATGCACCATAATCACTTGCAGCCTTCATTAGTAATTCGAAAAATTGTTTTTGCATAAATCCAAGTAAAATGGCCTTTAGCAGTAAAACTAAATCCTTCTCTCTTTTTGGTTCACAAATTGAAGTAAAACAACCAGCCAAAAATCCTAAATTTGTTATTCTTGTTTTCAACTTATTTTTTGTATGGAAGAATACTTGAGCACTAAAACGTGCATAATCGTGCATTCAATACTTTAACATGGCATTATTTAGAAAATTGCATTCgaatatatgatttttttctaaTATCTACTGTTTTGTATCGTTTAACAAACTAATATCCTAAAACTTCTCAATTTCCATTCTGATACTACAAGGTTCGTATGCAATGGGAGGAATCGAAGTAACTGACTCAGTGCATATCCAAAATAACTATATCAATAATCCAATTCTCCTCTGACCTTTCATCATAAACTAACAAAAAATTCGCACAAGAGTTCATATCTATCAGACCCAATTGCAATGTCATGAAGCCCAATGGGCAGCATGTTAatctttttaatgattaaactTTCATGTAAAATTgcataaaatctgaaaatttggAACCGAATGTGGAATATGTTGTTTTCACTAGTATAACGTAACAAAGCAGATAAATACAAATTGAGGACAAGATTGGGAAAAAAAGTTAAACAAATAAACTGATATTTAAAGTATGTTCATAACCTACAAATACTTGATCCAGGATCATGTTTGGTAGATTGTGAAGTTGAAAGTTTTTTCAGGTGATCTTCACCAGATACAAATATTCTGGTTCATGAAAACAAACGTAAATCTCATCTTTCAAGTAACTACCAAAAATGCACGAGGAAAGTAGCAACCTAAACGTCTAGTTCCCATGTTCCACTATAATAAACTTTCCAGAACCAATACCAAATTCAATAGCTTAGAATCTAAAATGCAACTGAACACAGAAGTTCAACCTGTAAGCAATTATCACTACACCAAGGAAAACAAGAACCAAAATCTCAAATTCTTTTTTGTGCTTATATTTAAACTAAACCCCAGAAGAACGGAAAACCTGATATTCTGCTTCCACGGGAATGCAATCTAGGAATACGGTTGTTGCAGACAAGCTATAATTCGATCCTGCCAAAATAATAAAGCAAGAGAAAAATAGTCAGATGATAAATGTAGTCATCTTGGTTGTGTGATATGAAAAGTAGGAATACAATGTGTTAGGGCAAAGACAATATCTAATTGTAGGAACCGTCTTAGCTATGGACaaattttttgtttctctttccaACACAATTTTCTTGGGACAAATAAATAAGCCAATGACATGGACCTCACAAGGGTATCAACACAAACAAGTCAATATGGTCTGAAATCCACAAATAGTATATAAACAACAAAGCCTTTAAGGATCACTAATAAATGATATGCACATTTCTGTAGTTCCATTATTGTTTACAGCACCATTTTGATAAGAACTTTGAAAGTTGAATTTTGGTCTGGGTCATGGGAGTTCTAAAaccagacataaaacttaataaGAGCGGAAATAAAAAATCACTTATCTTCCTAACCCTATTGACAAGTAAAAAGATCAAAAGGAATTGTTGCAGAAAGTAGTGGCAGAGAAATTCCAAACCACCTGTAAAATGGAAGTCATGTGTTGCACATATGAGTCTATAtctataaaattcattaaaaaaaaaaacctatcatGAGACAATCCGGACAATGGCATGCTAAAGGTAATTCATTGTTAAAGATGGGGGAAAGGAGCTAATAACATGGCACTCCAAGCAACAACCGTAATAACCTCTTGGCTCTTTCATTTACCAACTCAGTAATTATTACATCTTAATAGCTTATTTTCTATATATTGCATGGATGTTATCAAATAATGCAATTTTACAGGTTAATGAGTTCTATGAATGATTCAATAGAGAATATATTTTTGATCAAATCTTTTGTATTAAGTTATCTTTTTATTTCGTTGCCTTATAATAAAGATAACGACTTCGACAaagttataattatattttaaattttcaggtCATATAGTTATAAAATGCCTTGTGGTAAGTGTAACATATTATTATCActtatataaatgaaatataacTTCACATACCACTAGTTGAGGCAATGCGGTGTTTAGAAATTTCAAGATCGATGATAATATGTTTAAAGAACCGACCAGTGATATCAAAAGTATTATATGCTTGTACGAAGCAAGTCACTGGGGAATGGACCTAGAACACAAACTAGATAAAGCCCTTGCTTTCGCAACATTGCACTTAGAGTCATTGGTAGTAAGCCAATCATGCCCTAATCATCTCAGAGAATTAATTGGAAATGCATTGAAATTTCCTTACCACAAAGGCATGCAAAGGGTGGAAGCAAGGCACTGCATCTCCTATTACAAAGAATAGTGGAGACTTTATTCATGGCAGTTGAAActctaaatatataaatatatataaatgaaggAGGAAATATAGTAGTAGATAGCTCTATATCTTCCAGGGTTAGATCCTTTTTGTGTCCTAAATGGGTGTCTTTAGCATATATTTCGGGCTTCATGAGATGCACGGACTTCAAGACAAAATTAATATCAATTAAGACAAAGTCCCAGGATTTTGTTTCTTAGTCAACTTTAATGTagatgtttggtttggtgtaatggattagccatTACACCCCTATTTCGTGGGCCCCACTAATCCCTACTTAATCCCatgtttggtttgatgtattgcCTATTACGGGCCTATTACAACACGGATGTATTCCTCATTTTCTCTGCTTCAACAACGATTAGCCATTCCGTTCCAAAAGTAAGGATTAGCTAATCGTTTCTGTTTTACTCTCCCCAGCCAAAATCTGCTGCTCCACcccaccctctccctcccaacatcaacagCAGTACACAACCCACCAAACTCCAAGGCAAAAGTCTTCGAAGACCTATCATCTCTTTTATTCTATTACCGATTGGATCCAAACAAAGGATTTTTTTGCCCTTTTAATGGATCATTGGTATTTTATAGGATTTTGCTTCTTATTTTGCTTCATCTCTGTTTGGTTTCAGCTGAGATCAATGGATCGGTGCTTGAAATGAAGAGAGGAACTTCTTCGGTTCCATTTGATCCCACTCGTGTTACTCAACTCTCATGGCACCCTAGGTCACTTtaatttctctcttcttctttttcgcattttgtaacttttttctgtttaatttactcaaaattgtgaactttatgtttttatttttattttcgtggCTTTCCTTTACAAAGGATTTTTATCAAGTGAGGAATGTGATCACCTTATTACTTTGGTAAGCAacatttttttaaactaatttgtTGATTAATTTCGATTTGTGATGTTAACCCCCTCtcctttttttcttaaaatgtgTGAATTTCAGGCTAAGGATAAATTAGAGAAGTCAATGGTGGCGGATAATGAATCGGGTGATAGCATTGAGAGTGAAGTTCGAACCAGCTCTGGCATGTTTCTTCAGAAAGCTCAGGTATATAATTAAATTGCccctttttttagtttaaatctATGAAATTAGCTGGAATTCTGTTAATGGAAGATAGAAATATTATAGCGGTGAAGGCAGTTCACTTATTCTTCATAAATAACCAAATTTTGGATGGTAGTTTATGACAGATGATGTTTTAGGTGTCTTTTACTCCTTTCCCCTAATGATTCATTCACACTTAATCTAGGGCAAGCTCTTTACCTAAAGAATCCGTTTCCTCACTAAATGCATTGAAAGTTAAAGATGATAGTTGTGCTCTTTGGTATTGGCTTAAGCTTTTGGGATAATTACTTTCCCTTAGTGTTGTATCAGATATCTCGAGTAGGACTCCTGATAACTGATTTACTTCTTATTTCTTCCTCTGCTGTCTTGTTGCTCACTGGGGAATACGTTACTGCTTTAATCATTCTTCAGTTTGCACCTTTTTCTTCACTGGAGTTCAGGTCCAAATGtgtactgcttagtattagttactTGTTTCATTAAGTTTAGAGATCGTTTACTCAATACTAATTTTGATGACTCAGATTGTTTATTTTTGTGGACCGTGTTTGGAAAGCATTGTATATGCTGATTCTTGAAGTTCAAATGCTTATGTGGTGTCCTTTATTTCTCATGTGAAGGATGAAGTAGTTGCTGATATCGAAGCTAGGATTGCTGCATGGACCTTCATTCCAACTGGTATATATCATTTCTTGCTTGTTGTTACCCTATAATTTCTTAATCTACGTTGAATGGTGTTTTCTCATCTTATTTTAATATGGCACACCAACCAGAGAATGGGGAGTCTATGCAAATACTACATTACGAGAATGGTCAAAAGTATGAGCCACATTTCGATTATTTTCATGACAAGGCTAATCAAGAGCTGGGCGGTCACCGTATAGCCACTGTACTGATCTATTTGTCTGATGTTGAGAGTGGTGGGGAAACTGTGTTTCCAAATGCAGAGGTAAGCATTTGACTGTGAATTTTTTATTCCCCCTATTTATGTTTGCTCTCTTCCTATTCTATCATTGTTAAATGCTtacatttccattttattttgttCATCACTTACTAGTCTGCCTTCTGCAGGGAAAACTTTCTCAGCCAAAGGATGATAGCTGGTCAGATTGTGCAAAAAATGGATATGCAGGTAATACTATGATTTCCATTGGAGATTTTGTGAAATGCTTACTGAGTTGTGTTTTTACTTTTCTCGGATATTAAAATGCTAGATCATACCGATCTGTTGGAAGAATTTTCATTTGATTCTAGCTGATAAAATCTCACTTTAATGAACAAGTGAAATTAAGCTTGCCACTTTTGTTTGTATGATTGGTTTGTGATCTGTATTCCAATGAATTCTGCAGATATTACTATGAACCTGCTGTATATGTTCATAGCTTCTTATTTAATTGTTCTCGGATAAAATTGCCACCTTAGAAATCCAACCATATAATCCAACCATATACTTTTATTCATAATATACATGTGGTATTATTAACATCGTGTAAGGCTAATATGGATAGGTGGTGATGGAACCTTACTATCATAATTTTGTTTTTGGTATGTATTTTATGAGCGTTAATTCATCATACTATTATTATGAGCGTTAATTCTGCTGAATATATCTAGATCTTTGTTTATAGAGAATCAACTGAATTGCAAAATTTTAGCATCTGCTATGATGAATGTCACCTGACTGGTAATCATTTCAGGGCACCCTGACTCAGTACTACGAACAGCTGCCAGTAAGTCTAGAGAATTTGAGGCTGTATACGGGAAACACCGAAGCAAGGGATCTGAAGACAAGTTGCCAATGCAAAGTAGTCTTGACGAAATGGTAGTTTTTATTCGGGAACTAATCAGCCTTACACGCTTAAAGACATGGGAGGAGGGCACTTGTATTAGGTCATTGACTCAACTTCAACAGAGGGCAAGGATGCTTCTGCATCAACATTGATTGAATGAAATCCAtgtaatatttgtaatttttcccagggTTATTCATTTTCGGATATAGTtagtgatgtgaatatgattgtgACTAATATGCTATCCagcattttgtaaagtttgggtGGGCTAGAAAATTGGAAAACATATTAGTTGGTAGCTGGAAGGTTGAAATGAGCTGACCGGCATTTTGTACAATGCATTTCTAATGAGAAAAATttgttagttataattattttaaattttattaaatcatatattttaattaaaatatatttaatattaattatttcaaattatattttatagtattatatattatgattttagtaaattcatataagaatgttgattattaagaattttattaaattatatattttaattataatatatttaataataattatgttaaattatctatattatgatttgagtaaattcatataagaatattaattattaagaattttattaaattatatattttaattataatatatttaataataattatgtttaaatatgattaaattatttattattgatattaataatcttattaaattttaaataacaataacaataatcatttacccaaacaaatttatgctaagggtattctagtcattttagttttttccattatgctattacacctctattccattacacctctaatccatagAAAAACAACATTAATTCTGATTGTACACTTTTAGTTCTATAGATGACAATGTACAAACTATTTATCAATGTAATTAAAGAGGAAAATGCTCGAGATATTAGGTTTTCAGACGATATATCTTAGTCTCAATTTGGGGAAATTGGGGGGGAAAATAAAGGGAATCGGGGTAGGAGAGAAAtggtttgggaaaaataaaatggggaaaaaagaagaagagatttcAGGTGGGGTTtcgattttgggaaaaataaagggaaaaaaagagaaaggtttgatttgaaattttgggataaaaaaatataattacaaaatGACATCGTTTTGTAAAAAACATAT
Coding sequences within it:
- the LOC107915354 gene encoding AUGMIN subunit 2 → MHDYARFSAQVFFHTKNKLKTRITNLGFLAGCFTSICEPKREKDLVLLLKAILLGFMQKQFFELLMKAASDYGALTAAVTDFQWSQNFKEPPSVWGEMLHPIPVALASCTRFFEAMSATRESFATLQNLRVGHFATPLPTTPAKDPSHRAIGGDSEHTTLPAWKNEMSFLIVKIFLTL
- the LOC107915353 gene encoding probable prolyl 4-hydroxylase 7; this translates as MCEFQAKDKLEKSMVADNESGDSIESEVRTSSGMFLQKAQDEVVADIEARIAAWTFIPTENGESMQILHYENGQKYEPHFDYFHDKANQELGGHRIATVLIYLSDVESGGETVFPNAEGKLSQPKDDSWSDCAKNGYAGHPDSVLRTAASKSREFEAVYGKHRSKGSEDKLPMQSSLDEMVVFIRELISLTRLKTWEEGTCIRSLTQLQQRARMLLHQH